In the bacterium genome, one interval contains:
- a CDS encoding SMC family ATPase yields MRLEALTVKGILRFADEVVIDFRALPTGLVALVGPNGAGKSTLLEAPLAALYRRFASRDGEIVDYAHDRDSFVEAVFSFDDGARYHARLNVDGVRRLSEAVLSRETVDGAMDPVNDGKVSTYDIAVAEAFPRLDVLLASAFASQNRAGSFVTLDRKGRKQLFATLLGLDHYEAMADIARKAASLAETSRNKLVVLRDFLQGQTGPEQGQALADEMTRITACGVAAVGRQTELRAAIADAEAQLATVADQAAAYALANQRVQVVEREHLGALATVDRLSTSRSALDGALTLERRRIEVTRNRAIVDLDARQAKSGRTLEDERAAIDAKLTAALQELDGRLKNNRDLVAMADTIRAAVKRAADLAVILADEARVQQNLRDAITAIDTRDRDVLVPNLAKGQRAQQDCQRAEADCALLGKVPCGGAGEFAACQFLVNAKAAEAKIPDLKTAAAAVPTAEAERRRVAAERADLRGKLDISIAAQAKLALERNDLLETVKLEPKLAAAEARIHELQQQRIETTATAEADIKAAEMRAADRAEDIGADRIGAQDRYEEELGNVNDRAASARAKLDAEVAAAEAALVVAAGQYVAAKDALAATAAGNQQAATLQATLTGLRARWDETTRALADVDAAERALAQHRADLTARRADLADVSTRLTAIDTELLEWQTLAKALGRDGLPVLEIDAAGPTVTAFANDLLTSCYGPRFSVELVTQEAKASGKGVKESFEVKVLDNERGGDARDLGDLSGGEQIVVDEALKNAISLYINTRNGNPIRTCWRDETTGPLDPENASRYVPMLRRVLEVGGFERIYFISHNADAAAMADAQLRFEDGRVTVALPPYAD; encoded by the coding sequence ATGCGGCTTGAAGCTCTCACCGTCAAGGGCATCCTCCGCTTCGCCGACGAGGTTGTGATCGACTTCCGCGCACTCCCGACCGGCCTCGTGGCGCTCGTCGGGCCGAACGGCGCCGGCAAGAGCACGCTACTCGAGGCGCCCCTGGCCGCGCTCTACCGCCGGTTCGCGTCGCGCGACGGCGAGATTGTGGACTACGCGCACGACCGCGACTCGTTCGTTGAGGCTGTCTTCTCGTTCGATGACGGCGCCCGCTATCACGCCCGCCTCAACGTGGACGGAGTCCGGCGGCTGTCCGAAGCCGTCCTGTCGCGCGAGACGGTCGACGGCGCAATGGACCCGGTCAATGACGGGAAAGTGAGCACCTACGACATCGCGGTTGCCGAAGCCTTCCCGCGGCTCGACGTCCTTCTCGCCTCGGCCTTCGCCAGCCAGAACCGGGCCGGCTCGTTCGTCACGCTGGACCGCAAGGGCCGGAAGCAGCTTTTCGCCACGCTGCTCGGCCTCGACCACTACGAGGCGATGGCCGACATCGCGCGCAAGGCGGCCAGCCTCGCCGAGACGAGCCGGAACAAGCTGGTCGTGCTGCGGGACTTCCTGCAGGGGCAGACGGGGCCGGAACAGGGCCAGGCTCTCGCCGATGAGATGACGAGAATCACCGCCTGCGGCGTCGCGGCGGTCGGTCGACAGACCGAGCTGAGGGCGGCCATCGCCGACGCCGAGGCGCAGCTCGCCACGGTCGCCGACCAGGCCGCCGCCTACGCCCTCGCCAACCAGCGGGTGCAGGTCGTCGAACGCGAGCACTTGGGCGCCCTGGCCACGGTCGATCGGCTGTCCACCTCCCGTTCGGCGCTCGACGGCGCGCTCACGCTCGAGCGGCGACGGATCGAAGTCACCCGCAACCGCGCCATCGTCGACCTCGACGCGCGCCAGGCCAAGAGCGGCCGGACGCTCGAGGACGAGCGCGCGGCCATCGACGCGAAGCTCACGGCCGCGCTGCAGGAGCTCGACGGGCGCCTCAAGAACAACCGGGACCTCGTCGCGATGGCCGACACGATCCGCGCCGCCGTAAAGCGGGCGGCCGACCTTGCGGTCATCCTCGCCGATGAGGCCCGGGTCCAGCAGAACTTACGAGACGCCATCACGGCGATCGACACCAGAGACCGGGACGTGCTCGTGCCCAACCTCGCCAAGGGCCAGCGGGCACAGCAGGACTGCCAGCGGGCCGAGGCCGACTGCGCGCTGCTCGGAAAGGTGCCGTGCGGCGGAGCGGGCGAGTTCGCCGCGTGTCAGTTCTTGGTCAACGCCAAGGCGGCCGAGGCCAAGATCCCAGACCTCAAGACCGCGGCGGCCGCCGTCCCGACGGCAGAGGCCGAGCGGCGGCGCGTGGCGGCAGAGCGGGCCGACCTCAGGGGCAAGCTCGACATCTCCATCGCGGCGCAGGCGAAGCTCGCGCTCGAGCGCAACGACCTGCTCGAGACCGTGAAGCTCGAGCCGAAACTCGCCGCGGCCGAAGCGCGCATCCACGAGCTGCAGCAGCAGCGCATCGAGACGACGGCGACGGCCGAGGCTGATATCAAGGCCGCCGAGATGCGCGCCGCCGACCGCGCCGAGGACATCGGCGCCGATCGGATCGGTGCCCAGGACCGCTACGAAGAGGAACTCGGCAACGTCAATGATCGAGCCGCCAGCGCACGGGCCAAGCTGGACGCCGAGGTCGCGGCGGCCGAGGCGGCACTCGTTGTCGCGGCCGGCCAGTACGTCGCGGCCAAGGATGCGCTCGCCGCCACGGCCGCCGGGAACCAGCAGGCGGCGACGCTCCAAGCGACCCTGACCGGCCTCCGCGCCCGGTGGGACGAGACCACCCGCGCCCTGGCCGACGTCGACGCCGCCGAGCGGGCGCTGGCGCAGCACCGAGCCGACCTGACCGCACGCCGGGCGGACCTCGCCGACGTCTCCACGCGCCTCACGGCCATCGACACCGAACTACTGGAGTGGCAGACGCTCGCCAAGGCGCTCGGGCGGGACGGCCTGCCGGTCCTCGAAATCGACGCGGCCGGCCCGACGGTCACGGCCTTTGCCAACGACCTGCTCACGTCCTGCTACGGGCCGAGGTTCTCGGTGGAGCTCGTCACCCAGGAGGCCAAGGCGTCAGGCAAGGGCGTCAAGGAGAGTTTCGAAGTCAAGGTGCTCGACAACGAGCGGGGCGGCGACGCGCGGGACCTCGGCGACCTCTCCGGCGGCGAACAGATCGTCGTGGACGAAGCCCTCAAGAACGCCATCAGCCTCTACATCAACACGCGGAACGGCAACCCGATCCGGACCTGCTGGCGCGACGAGACGACGGGCCCGCTCGACCCGGAGAACGCTTCGCGCTACGTGCCGATGCTCCGCCGCGTGCTCGAGGTGGGCGGGTTCGAGCGGATCTACTTCATCAGCCACAACGCCGACGCGGCGGCGATGGCCGACGCGCAACTGCGGTTCGAGGACGGCCGCGTGACGGTCGCGCTGCCGCCCTACGCGGACTGA
- a CDS encoding metallophosphoesterase, whose amino-acid sequence MTHEIVAIGDLHLQSTHPRNQARLDALDAVINDGLALPALAAWVLLGDLFHGRSSPADRAALAERLQRMATAAPVCALVGNHEQTGDTTIFSKLSAAWPIAVADQPIVIQLPTPTSAILTVACLPYPSRGGLIAAGTTADQTLQVGDEYLRDILRSFGVGLAGAALPLFAGHINIGGAVVSSGQPNIGRELELDVAALDLLGDVPKVLGHIHAPQEIGGAWYAGSICPMDFGEHEAKRTVVIRYTDDRGAWEHELESRPVDTPRLFRARGVLSREGFTLEPSADYPESWAGCEVKVTYTFAASEREVLDHASVRARFADALRLEVEPVAVPDRALRAPEVAAAHTLPDKLKAWGNVSNAAITDGVLAKLGALEHQDPAQIIADVTSRLSALETLARQEVSHAA is encoded by the coding sequence ATGACGCACGAAATAGTCGCGATCGGAGACTTACACCTCCAGAGCACGCATCCGCGCAATCAGGCGCGGCTCGACGCGCTCGACGCGGTCATCAATGATGGGCTTGCGCTGCCAGCCCTCGCGGCGTGGGTGCTCCTTGGCGACCTGTTCCACGGACGCTCTTCGCCGGCCGACCGCGCCGCCCTTGCTGAACGGTTGCAGCGGATGGCTACCGCAGCACCCGTCTGCGCGCTGGTCGGGAATCACGAACAGACCGGGGACACCACGATCTTCTCGAAGCTCTCGGCCGCGTGGCCGATTGCCGTCGCCGACCAGCCCATCGTCATCCAACTTCCAACTCCGACCAGCGCAATCCTGACCGTCGCCTGCCTGCCGTACCCGTCGCGCGGGGGATTGATTGCCGCCGGCACAACCGCGGATCAGACGCTACAAGTCGGCGACGAGTACCTCCGCGACATCCTGCGGAGCTTCGGGGTTGGCCTCGCGGGCGCGGCCCTGCCTCTGTTCGCCGGACACATCAACATCGGCGGGGCCGTCGTCTCGTCCGGCCAACCGAATATCGGGCGCGAGTTAGAACTCGACGTCGCGGCGCTCGATCTGCTCGGCGACGTGCCGAAGGTTCTGGGGCACATCCACGCTCCTCAAGAGATCGGCGGCGCGTGGTACGCGGGGTCGATCTGCCCGATGGACTTCGGCGAGCACGAGGCAAAGAGGACCGTAGTAATTCGATACACCGATGATCGGGGAGCCTGGGAACATGAACTCGAGTCTCGTCCGGTCGACACACCGCGCCTCTTCCGGGCGCGCGGCGTCCTGAGCCGCGAAGGCTTCACACTCGAACCGAGCGCCGACTATCCAGAGTCGTGGGCCGGCTGTGAAGTCAAGGTGACGTACACGTTCGCGGCCTCCGAGCGCGAAGTTCTCGACCACGCCAGCGTGCGCGCCCGCTTCGCCGACGCGCTCCGCCTCGAGGTCGAGCCGGTCGCCGTGCCCGACCGCGCGCTGCGCGCGCCGGAAGTCGCCGCGGCGCACACCCTGCCGGACAAGCTCAAGGCGTGGGGCAACGTCTCCAACGCGGCCATCACCGACGGCGTCCTGGCCAAGCTCGGCGCGCTCGAGCACCAGGACCCGGCGCAGATCATCGCCGACGTGACGAGCCGGCTGTCCGCGCTCGAGACGCTGGCCCGGCAGGAGGTGTCCCATGCGGCTTGA
- a CDS encoding HNH endonuclease: METTIPRGLCQCGCGQKTTIAAQSSTRLGYIKGEPKPYVLGHGPQTRPALTEAPLCACGCGQVLPLAKYRSHQAIYVHGHNPSAVLVRENIVKRFWARVRKTDACWEWTGSTRHFGHGHLNVSGRRVLAHRFSWELANGPIPPGLQINHHCDNPPCVRPDHLYLGTQADNTRDRVERGRSRGGRRPSARRSA, from the coding sequence ATGGAAACGACCATCCCTCGCGGCCTCTGCCAGTGCGGGTGCGGACAGAAGACCACGATCGCCGCACAGAGCAGCACTCGCCTCGGCTACATCAAGGGCGAGCCGAAGCCCTACGTTCTCGGTCACGGACCTCAGACGAGGCCGGCTCTGACCGAGGCCCCGCTGTGCGCCTGCGGCTGTGGACAGGTCTTGCCGCTCGCCAAGTACCGCTCACATCAGGCGATTTACGTTCACGGGCACAATCCTTCGGCGGTTCTCGTCCGCGAGAACATCGTCAAGCGGTTCTGGGCCAGGGTCAGGAAGACGGACGCTTGCTGGGAATGGACCGGCTCAACTCGGCACTTCGGTCATGGGCACCTGAACGTATCCGGTCGCCGCGTCCTGGCGCATCGCTTCTCATGGGAACTCGCCAACGGGCCAATACCGCCCGGTCTGCAAATCAACCACCACTGCGACAATCCGCCCTGTGTGCGCCCGGACCATCTCTATCTCGGGACCCAGGCGGATAACACTCGTGACCGCGTCGAGCGCGGGCGGTCGCGCGGTGGTCGGCGTCCATCGGCGAGGAGGAGCGCATGA
- a CDS encoding helix-turn-helix domain-containing protein: MAEDMALKGWNKSTFAQRAGVADMTVIRFLSGERQTAQTAKVLADALGYSVRRYLLRSTEAA; encoded by the coding sequence ATGGCCGAGGACATGGCGCTGAAGGGCTGGAATAAATCGACCTTCGCGCAGCGGGCCGGAGTTGCCGACATGACCGTCATTCGATTCCTTTCGGGAGAGCGCCAGACGGCCCAGACGGCGAAGGTCCTGGCTGACGCACTCGGCTACTCCGTCCGCCGCTACCTGTTGCGCTCGACGGAGGCGGCATGA
- a CDS encoding helix-turn-helix domain-containing protein, protein MPERPVFHAAFGQFLKELREKHGLTQSKAAGIAKRRGTPAITRQVLIQLEDGRVKSLKPEVLKGLAALYEEEYEHLVRRWVTAQYGVDIATEAPLPAGARVLSVNEAEWLKRLEALSEPDREMVRGFIDRMLGRGVSNGAEFPVGQNIERRSGKDRRAS, encoded by the coding sequence ATGCCAGAGCGCCCTGTCTTCCATGCTGCCTTTGGCCAATTCCTCAAGGAATTGCGCGAGAAGCACGGGCTGACGCAGAGCAAGGCGGCGGGGATTGCCAAGCGGCGGGGGACCCCTGCGATCACTAGACAGGTCCTAATCCAGCTTGAGGATGGGCGGGTCAAGAGCCTAAAGCCCGAAGTGCTGAAGGGGCTCGCGGCGCTCTATGAAGAGGAATACGAGCACCTGGTCCGCCGATGGGTCACCGCTCAGTACGGCGTGGACATCGCAACCGAGGCCCCGCTGCCGGCCGGAGCCAGGGTGCTCTCAGTGAACGAGGCTGAGTGGTTGAAGCGCCTCGAGGCGTTGTCCGAGCCGGACAGGGAAATGGTGAGGGGCTTCATCGACAGGATGCTCGGCCGAGGCGTATCGAACGGCGCCGAGTTTCCCGTCGGCCAGAACATCGAGCGTCGCTCCGGCAAGGATCGTCGTGCTAGCTGA
- a CDS encoding tyrosine-type recombinase/integrase, with amino-acid sequence MSPRTGPRVRIGKCLYRDATGLSAVVNVGDLTRERRFPLETPRDRVKLWQDETRVALRKTVSSPTRGTFAADAARYLRAVKAMAGIDERTKQIEAWVGEIGHRYRDRIASSEIRAVLERWKEEKGWSSSTLNHYRTAVQHLWNVLDGKGEKNPVRGVPRYREPDAAPRGLPWPAVLSILRAMPPSVTRLRLAIMATTGLPHSTLGRLAHADVDLEARVYRRPGRQKGAGAVGALMPLSRRAAAYFRLLDRAGGWGPFSRGSLRLSFLRACRAAEAAAAKAGDRLDLAGVRPYDLRHSFGTAVLQATGDLQATKELLGHAALSTTLRYTRASVAPSVLEAQAKVDRITAPNRGTGKRKRERVQQVV; translated from the coding sequence GTGAGCCCGCGTACCGGCCCGCGCGTCCGCATTGGCAAGTGCCTCTACCGTGACGCCACGGGCCTATCCGCCGTCGTCAACGTCGGCGACCTGACCCGCGAGCGACGGTTTCCGCTCGAGACGCCGCGCGACCGGGTCAAGCTGTGGCAGGACGAGACCCGCGTCGCGCTGAGAAAGACGGTGTCGTCGCCGACGCGCGGGACCTTCGCGGCCGACGCCGCGCGCTACCTCCGGGCCGTGAAAGCGATGGCCGGCATCGACGAGCGGACGAAACAGATCGAGGCCTGGGTCGGCGAGATCGGCCATCGTTACCGTGACCGAATCGCGTCGAGCGAGATTCGCGCGGTCCTCGAGCGGTGGAAGGAAGAGAAGGGTTGGTCGAGCTCGACGCTGAATCACTACCGGACGGCCGTTCAGCACTTGTGGAACGTGCTCGACGGCAAGGGCGAGAAGAACCCGGTCCGCGGCGTGCCGCGCTACCGTGAACCGGACGCGGCGCCGCGGGGTCTGCCGTGGCCCGCCGTTCTGTCGATCCTCCGCGCCATGCCGCCGAGCGTCACGCGCCTGCGCCTGGCGATCATGGCAACGACCGGGCTTCCTCATAGCACGCTCGGCCGGCTGGCGCACGCCGACGTTGACCTCGAGGCGCGGGTCTACCGTCGGCCTGGCCGTCAGAAGGGAGCGGGCGCGGTCGGCGCGCTGATGCCGCTCTCGAGGAGGGCTGCCGCCTACTTCCGATTGCTCGATCGCGCGGGTGGGTGGGGACCGTTCTCACGGGGCTCGCTGCGGCTGTCGTTCCTCCGGGCGTGCCGGGCGGCCGAGGCCGCCGCGGCGAAGGCTGGCGACAGGCTCGACCTGGCGGGCGTTCGCCCCTACGACCTCCGGCACTCGTTCGGCACGGCGGTCCTTCAGGCGACGGGGGATCTCCAGGCGACCAAGGAGCTGTTGGGGCACGCCGCGTTGAGCACGACCCTACGATACACGCGGGCGTCGGTCGCGCCGTCCGTCCTCGAGGCGCAGGCGAAAGTCGACCGCATTACGGCACCGAATCGTGGCACCGGAAAGCGTAAGAGAGAGCGCGTCCAGCAAGTCGTTTAG